The DNA region ACGGCGCCCACAATAGAGCCCATCCCCACACCCATGGAGATCAGGAACAGTACGGGTTCGAAGAAACCGGAGAGCATCACCAGCCAGTTGCTGCTCCTGGTGGCCATGAGGCCGCGGGAAATCACAGCTTTGGCGTTGCGCGAATACAGCGGCCCGAACGTCCTGTTGCGGGCCTCCTCCGTGACGCTGTGGCCACCGGTAAGGATGCTCATTGCCCCATCCTCCTAATGAACTGGCGCTTGGTGAGGATCCAGCCCAGGACCGCGAGCCCCAGCAACACTACGACATGCACCAGTGTGAGCAACGGCTGTTCCTGGTAGCCGTACGTGAAGACGCGGCCAAGCTCGGTGCCGTGCCAGATGGGCGAAATCCAGCCGATCCAACGCACGCCCAACGGCAGCGTGTCCAAAGGGAAGAACGTTCCGGAGAACAGGAAGAGCGGCATCACGATGAACCTCATCACCAGTGCGAACTGTCCCTTGTCCTCCGTGATGGAGGCCGAGTAGGCCATCAACGGCAGGCCAAAGGAGAGCCCGGCCAGGGTCGCCACCAGGACGGACACCCATCCCCAACCGCCGGGCGAAGCCCCGAACAAGGCCACGGCCGCAAAGTAGATGGCCGATTGCAGGAGCAGGCGCACCGTCACCGCAATGATGTGCCCGGCCGCGATCTGCTCCGGCGTCAGCGGCGAGGCGTGCGGGCCAAAGTAGGTCCGGCGCCACTTGAAGCCCCCCATGACCGGGAACGTGAATTCATTTGCCGCCGTCATGACGCCAGCGGACACCAGCAGCGCAGGGGCGATGAAGGCCAGGTAGCTGACCCCGCCGAAGGCCGCTGCTCCGTCGCTGTCAACCAGCGTTGCCAGTCCGACCCCCATCGCGAACAGGTAGGCCACAGGCTGGCCCACGCTGTACATCAGGATGGAGAAACCGTAGCCCCACAGCACCCTGAGCACCTGTTCCGCGTAGTAGAAAGCACCCCAGCGGCGGGCCTTCGCAGCGGAGATTTCCGGGCTGTGCGCCCGCGGAGCAGTCTCAGTCAACCCGGCAGAATCACTCAACGAGGCTCCTACCGGTGAGCCGGAGGAACACGTCCTCCAGCGAGGACCTGCGCACCAGCGAGGTCAGTGGCCGCAGGCCACGGGACGCAACCTGCTCAAGGGCCGCCTCGCCGTCGTGGGCGTAAATCAGCACCCGGTCCGGCAGGGCTTCAAGCCGTTCACCGATTCCCTGCAACTCCGGCCCGATGGTCGTGTTCCGCTCGGAGCCGAACCTCAGCTCAAGGACCTCGCGGGTGGAATGTTCCCGGATCAGCTGCGCGGGCGAACCCTCCGCCATGATCCGCCCTTTGTCCACCACGATGAGCCGGTCGCAGAGCTGCTCAGCTTCGTCCATGTAGTGCGTGGTCAGGACCAGCGTGACGCCCTGCTCCTTGAGCCGGAACAGCCTGTCCCAGAGGATGTGCCGGGCCTGCGGGTCCAGCCCGGTGGTGGGTTCGTCCAGGAGCAGGATGCGGGGTTCGTTGATGAGCGAGCGGGCAATGGTCAGGCGCCGCTTCATGCCGCCGGAGAGCGCATCAACCTTGGATTTCGCCTTGTCCGTGAGCTGGGCGAACTCCAACAGCTCGTCGGCCTTCGGCTTCAGGTAGCTCATGGGCAGGCCGAAGTAGCGGCCGTAGACCAGGAGGTTCTCGCGCACCCTCAGTTCCTCGTCCAGGTTGTCCTGCTGCGGCACCACCCCCAGGTGCGCCCGAACCTCGGGCCCGTGGCTGTCCGGATCCAGGCCCATGATGCTCAGGGTTCCGGAGGTACGCTGGGTGACGCCGCCGATCATCTTCATCGTGGTGGATTTGCCGGCGCCGTTGGGGCCCAGCAGCCCAAAGGACTCCCCTGCCGGAACGCTGAAAGAGATGCCATCGACGGCAGCCACTTCGCCGTAGGTTTTCCTGAGGTTCTCCGCTGCGATCACGGTCTGCTGCTTCATCGGGCTGCCGGTTGAGGTGTTGGAGGACAGGATGGCTTCGTTGTGCACCTCAGCAGACTAGTGGAGCATTCCTGAATGCGGAAGGGGTTGGCGTGAACGTTCACGCCTGACCTTCGGGTGGCCGTGGCTGAGGGCCAATATTGTGGGGGACATTGCTGCGGCGCAGCTTGGCTAGCGCGGCTGTTCGGACCGCAGCACTTCCAGCCGCTGCCTGTATTCCGTTTCATCGACCTCGCCGCGTGCGTAGCGCTCACGCAGGACGCTCTCGCCACCCCGGGCAACGTCCCACTGATGGTTCCGGCGCCAGGTCCTCCGTGCCGCGAAGATGATCAGTCCGATCACCAGGATCCAGAACAGCGGGAACAGCAGGAACCAGGGCGAGAAAGCGCCCCCCTCCAGCCACGGCCCGTGGGCGGGGACCGTGCCGGTGATGTCTTGTGCTGCGGGGAGGGCGGCCAGTGCTGATGCTGTGAACATGTGCGTTTCCTACCTTTTGGTTCTCAATACTGAGCCGCCTTTCGGCTCTGTCTCGAGTCTCGCCGTCGGATGCCGGCGCCGCGTCCGACGTCGGGAGTCACCTTGGCGGGGCACTGTACTCCCGTGGGAGACGTGCGAATACACCCAGTCTCAGGCACTCACCCTGCCCAGCCGGGCCGCACGAGGCCGGATTCGTAGGCGAGCACCACCAGTTGTGCCCTGTCCCGGACCATGAGCTTGGTCATGATCCGCGAAACATGGGTCTTGGCCGTGAGCGGGGTGATGAACAGCTGTTGCGCGATTTCCGTGTTGTTCAAGCCCTCCCCGACCAGCCGCAGGACTTCCCGCTCCCGCTCAGTGATCCGGTCCAGCGCCGCCGGAAGCTCCGCAGCTCTCGACTGCAGGGCCAACTGGGCCATGATCCGCCGGGTAACCGCCGGCGACAGCAACGCATCGCCGTCGTGCACCACTCGGACTGCGCGCAGCAGTTCCTCGGGTTCGGTGTCCTTGACCAGGAAGCCGGCCGCCCCGGCGCGAACGGCCTCCGCGATATAGTCGTCAAGCTCGAACGTGGTGAGGATGATGACCCGGGTGCCCGGAAGTGCAGGGCTGGCAAGGATCTTCCGGGTTGCTTCCAGACCGTCGCCCTCCGGCATGCGGATGTCCATCAGCACCACGTCGGGTTTCTCGCGCAATGCCAGCCGCTCAGCGTCCCGGCCTGTCCCGCATTCTGCCACCACGGCCATGTCCGGCTCGGCATCCAGCAGCGCCCGAAAGCCGGCGCGGATGAGGTTCTGATCGTCCGCCAGCAGGATCCGGATCATGGCCGGTCCCCGTTGCCGGTGCCGGGCAGCGGGAAAACCGCCCGGACGCGCCAGCCCGCGTCCCCGCGCGCGGTCCCCGAGTCCACGGTGCCCAGATCCAGCCTGCCGCCCAGAGCCGCCGTGCGCTCCCGCATCCCCGTGATTCCGTTGCCTTCTGGCATGCCGGCTGCGCCAGCGCCGTCGTCATCAATGGTCACCGTGAGCTGCCCGCCTGCCAGCTCCGTGGCGGTGGCAGCAGGGGTACCAAGGGATTCAGCCGCCCGCGCAGCAGCTGCCTGGGAACGAAGTACGACGACGGCCTTCCGCGCCCCGGAGTGGCGCACCACGTTGGTCAGTGCCTCCTGAACTATTCTATATGCGGCCTCTTGGACGGGCGCGTGGACATGCACCTGGGCAGGCAGGTTCAGCTCCAGCCGGACGTCCAGCCCTGCGCGGCGGGCATTATCCACAAGTTCGGGAATTCGGGCGATGGTACGTGGTGGCGCTGGAGTCAGCGGGGCGTCATCACGGAGCACGCCGAGCAGTTGCCGGATCTCGGCCAGCGAATCCTTGCTCGCGGCCTTGATGGCCTCCAGGGCGGGACGGAAGTGCGCGGGATTCTTCTCCCCCAGGTGAAGCGCCACCGATGCCCGCACATTGATCAGTGACAGCGAGTGCGCCACAACGTCGTGAATGTCGCGTGCCAAGGTCAGCCTGTATTCGTCCCGGGCGGCCTGCTCCGCAGCTTCGCGCTGGCGGTGCCGTTCGGCCACCCGCTCGCTCCGCAGCCGGATGCCCTCACCCAGCAGGACCAGGATGCCCAGCCACGACGTGGCGGCAAAGACACGGATCAGCGCGGCCTCATCGCCGCCAAGGACGGAACCGACAACCACCGCCACCGCACAGAGACCTGCCACCGTCCACGCCAGCCCGCGCATTCCGGACGCGGCGGTCAGGACCAGGGCCAACGCAAAGGAGAGGAAGACCGGGCCCCAGGCATACCCGAGGGACAAGTAGGACGCCATGGCAACCACGGCCAAGGGCAGCATCGCCCCGGGCGCGCGCCGGCGCAGGGAAAGAGCAGCCGGGCCGAGCAGCAGGAGTGCGAAAGCAAGCAGGTCGAGGGGCCGGTGATCAGGCTGCCGCGCCGAGGCGAACACCGTGCCCACCACCTGGATCACTGCCACCACAATCACCATGACGGCGGTGGGTGGTCCCCGGAAACGGCGCTGCATAGTCCGAGCCTAGCCTCGCCGGAAGACACCGTCGTCTGATGAACGGCGTAGGGCGCCTACTCCCACGGGAGTAGGCGCCCTACTGAACCAGCTTCTGCGGTGCAGATCCCCGCTTTTAGGCGATGCCCGAAGGGCTTTCCGCCGCCAGCTGGCGTTCCGCGGCCTCGACCACGTTGGTCATGAGCAGCGCCACGGTCATGGGGCCCACGCCGCCGGGGTTCGGCGAAATCCAGCCGGCTACCTCGGCAGCGGCGGGATCGATGTCGCCGTGGACCTTGCTCTTGCCCGTCTCGGGGTCGGTTTCACGGGTGACACCGACGTCGAGCAGCGCCGCACCCGGTTTAACGTCAGCAGCCTTGACGATGTGCTTGACACCCGCCGCGCCCACAATGACGTCCGCCTGCCGCAGCAGCTCGGAGAGGTTCTTGGTGCCGGTGTGCGTCAGCGTCACAGTGGCGTTCACGGCCCGCCGGGTGAGCAGCAGGCCGATCGAGCGGCCGATCGTGACGCCGCGGCCGACCACCACGACGTGCTTGCCCGCGAGGCTGTAGCCGTTGCGCTCCAGGAGCTCGATGACGCCACGGGGCGTGCACGGCAGCGGCGAGGTGATCTCGCCACTGACGTTGAGCACCAGCCGGCCAAGGTTGGTCGGGTGCAGACCGTCGGCATCCTTGGCGGGGTCGATCCGCTCGAGGACGGCGTCGGTGTCCAAGTGCTTGGGCAGCGGCAGCTGCACGATGTAACCGTGGCAGGCGGGGTCCGCATTGAGATCGTCAATGAGAGCTTCAACCTGGGCCTGGGTGGCATCCGCCGGAAGCTCACGCTGGATCGAGTTCATCCCGATCTCCATGGACTGCTTGTGCTTCATGGACACGTACAGCTGCGAGGCCGGGTCCGCCCCGACGAGCACGGTGGCAATGCCGGGAGTGACGCCGTGCGCCTTCAGTGCCGCGACACGCTCAGCCAGCTCGGACTTGATGGCGGCAGCCGCTGCCTTGCCGTCAAGGATCTTCGCGGTCTGCGCCATGGACGGGTTTACCACTGCTCATGCTGCGGGTAGAGCGGGAAGTCGGCGGCGAGCTTGTCCACGCGGGTCTGCAGCGCGTCCACGTCCGTGGCGGAGCCGGACTTCAGCGCGGTGGCGATGATGTCCGCCACTTCGGTGAACTCCTCTGCGCCGAAGCCACGGGTGGCAAGCGCCGGGGTGCCGATCCGCAAGCCGGAGGTGACCATCGGTGGACGGGGGTCGAACGGGACCGCGTTGCGGTTCACGGTGATACCCACCGAGTGCAGGAGGTCCTCCGCCTGCTGGCCGTCCAGCTGCGAGTTGCGCAGGTCCACCAGGACCAGGTGCACGTCGGTGCCGCCGGTGAGGACGGAGACACCCGCTTCGGCGACGTCGGACTGGTTGAGGCGGTCCGCGATGATCTTGGCGCCTTCCAGGACACGCTCCTGGCGCTCCTTGAATTCCTGGGTGCCGGCGATCTTGAAGGCCACGGCCTTCGCGGCGATGACGTGCATGAGCGGGCCGCCCTGCTGGCCGGGGAACACGTTGGAGTTCAGCTTCTTGGCCCACTCCTGCTTGGCCAGGATCACACCGGAGCGGGGGCCGGCGAGGGTCTTGTGCACGGTGGAGGTGACGACGTCGGAGTGCGGCACCGGGCTCGGGTGCAGGCCTGCTGCGACCAGTCCGGCGAAGTGCGCCATGTCGGTCCAGAGCAGCGCGCCCACTTCATCGGCGATGGAGCGGAAGGCGGCGAAGTCCAGGTGGCGGGGGTACGCGGACCAGCCGGCGATGATGACCTGCGGCTTTTCGGCGATGGCCTGTTCGCGCAGCTTGTCCATATCCACGCGGAAGTTGTCCGGCTCAACCTGGTAGGCGGCAACCTGGTAGAGCTTGCCGGAGAAGTTGAGCTTCATGCCGTGGGTCAGGTGGCCGCCATGGGCCAAAGACAGGCCCAGGATCTTGTCGCCGGGAGTGATCATGGCGGAGAGTGCTGCGGCGTTGGCCTGCGCACCGGAGTGCGGCTGGACGTTGGCGTATTCGGCGTCGAACAGCTCCTTGACGCGGTCGATGGCCAGCTGCTCAGCGATGTCAACGTATTCGCAGCCGCCGTAGTAGCGGCGGCCCGGGTAGCCTTCGGCATATTTGTTGGTCAGGACGGAGCCCTGGGCTTCCATCACGGCCCGCGGGGCGAAGTTTTCGGAAGCGATCATTTCCAGGGTGCCGCGCTGGCGGCCAAGTTCCTGGTCGAGGACTGCGGCGATTTCGGGATCGAGCTCGGCCAGCGACTGGTTGCTGACTGCGGCTGTTGTGGTGGCGGTAGTAGTCACGAAAAACTCCTGGCTAGGGATACGGGCACTGCTAAGGTCAGGCTACCGGCTGGCGCACCGCCCCGCCCCCTTGATGACAGGGCGTGAAAGTGCACAGGATGACGCCGCTTCCCCAGGGGCTGCAGCTCATTTCCGGCAAAACATGACCCTCGGCCCAGGCGTACGATCCGTGGTCTTCGTGATTGCCGCTCCCTGGTGGTAAGCCACCCAACGCCAGTTGCGACCCCACAAGACTACCAAACACCGGCACGTGCCGCGGGTAGTCTGGTAGGCGTGAGTGAACAGCAGCTGAACCAAGCGTACGTATTAACACTGTCCTGCCCTGACCGCCCCGGAATTGTCCATGCAGTGGCCGGAGCCCTGCTGGTGGCAGGCTGCAACATTACGGATTCCCAGCAATACGGCAGCCCGTCAACAGGCAACTTCTTTATGCGCGTCGAAGTCACGACGACGGCCGCCAAAGCCGAGCTCCGGGCCGCACTGGAGCCTGTGGCCCAGTCCTTCGGAATGCAGTGGAGCCTCAACGCCGTGGGCCAGAAGGTGCGCACCCTGCTGATGGCCAGCACGTCCGCACACTGCCTCAACGACATCCTGTTCCTGCAGAGGTCGGGCACGCTGCCCATCGAGATTCCCGCGATCGTGTCCAACCACCGGGACCTGGCCGGGCTGGCCGAGTTCTACGGCATTCCGTTCCACTACATCCCCGTCACGCCGGACACCAAGGCCCAGGCTGAGGACAAGCTCCGAGCCATCATGGCCGAGCACGATATTGAGCTGACGGTCCTGGCCCGCTATATGCAGATCATTTCGGATGACCTCTGTGCCGAGCTCACCGGCAAGGCCATCAACATCCACCATTCCTTCCTTCCGTCCTTCAAGGGAGCCAAGCCGTACCACCAGGCCCATGCGCGCGGCGTGAAGCTGATCGGTGCCACCGCCCACTACGTCACTGCCGCCCTAGATGAGGGGCCCATCATTGAGCAGGAAGTGATCCGGGTGGACCACGCGCGCACCCCCGAACAGTTCGT from Arthrobacter pascens includes:
- a CDS encoding ABC transporter permease; this encodes MTETAPRAHSPEISAAKARRWGAFYYAEQVLRVLWGYGFSILMYSVGQPVAYLFAMGVGLATLVDSDGAAAFGGVSYLAFIAPALLVSAGVMTAANEFTFPVMGGFKWRRTYFGPHASPLTPEQIAAGHIIAVTVRLLLQSAIYFAAVALFGASPGGWGWVSVLVATLAGLSFGLPLMAYSASITEDKGQFALVMRFIVMPLFLFSGTFFPLDTLPLGVRWIGWISPIWHGTELGRVFTYGYQEQPLLTLVHVVVLLGLAVLGWILTKRQFIRRMGQ
- a CDS encoding ABC transporter ATP-binding protein is translated as MKQQTVIAAENLRKTYGEVAAVDGISFSVPAGESFGLLGPNGAGKSTTMKMIGGVTQRTSGTLSIMGLDPDSHGPEVRAHLGVVPQQDNLDEELRVRENLLVYGRYFGLPMSYLKPKADELLEFAQLTDKAKSKVDALSGGMKRRLTIARSLINEPRILLLDEPTTGLDPQARHILWDRLFRLKEQGVTLVLTTHYMDEAEQLCDRLIVVDKGRIMAEGSPAQLIREHSTREVLELRFGSERNTTIGPELQGIGERLEALPDRVLIYAHDGEAALEQVASRGLRPLTSLVRRSSLEDVFLRLTGRSLVE
- a CDS encoding SHOCT domain-containing protein, encoding MFTASALAALPAAQDITGTVPAHGPWLEGGAFSPWFLLFPLFWILVIGLIIFAARRTWRRNHQWDVARGGESVLRERYARGEVDETEYRQRLEVLRSEQPR
- a CDS encoding response regulator transcription factor, with product MIRILLADDQNLIRAGFRALLDAEPDMAVVAECGTGRDAERLALREKPDVVLMDIRMPEGDGLEATRKILASPALPGTRVIILTTFELDDYIAEAVRAGAAGFLVKDTEPEELLRAVRVVHDGDALLSPAVTRRIMAQLALQSRAAELPAALDRITEREREVLRLVGEGLNNTEIAQQLFITPLTAKTHVSRIMTKLMVRDRAQLVVLAYESGLVRPGWAG
- a CDS encoding sensor histidine kinase, which encodes MQRRFRGPPTAVMVIVVAVIQVVGTVFASARQPDHRPLDLLAFALLLLGPAALSLRRRAPGAMLPLAVVAMASYLSLGYAWGPVFLSFALALVLTAASGMRGLAWTVAGLCAVAVVVGSVLGGDEAALIRVFAATSWLGILVLLGEGIRLRSERVAERHRQREAAEQAARDEYRLTLARDIHDVVAHSLSLINVRASVALHLGEKNPAHFRPALEAIKAASKDSLAEIRQLLGVLRDDAPLTPAPPRTIARIPELVDNARRAGLDVRLELNLPAQVHVHAPVQEAAYRIVQEALTNVVRHSGARKAVVVLRSQAAAARAAESLGTPAATATELAGGQLTVTIDDDGAGAAGMPEGNGITGMRERTAALGGRLDLGTVDSGTARGDAGWRVRAVFPLPGTGNGDRP
- a CDS encoding bifunctional methylenetetrahydrofolate dehydrogenase/methenyltetrahydrofolate cyclohydrolase encodes the protein MAQTAKILDGKAAAAAIKSELAERVAALKAHGVTPGIATVLVGADPASQLYVSMKHKQSMEIGMNSIQRELPADATQAQVEALIDDLNADPACHGYIVQLPLPKHLDTDAVLERIDPAKDADGLHPTNLGRLVLNVSGEITSPLPCTPRGVIELLERNGYSLAGKHVVVVGRGVTIGRSIGLLLTRRAVNATVTLTHTGTKNLSELLRQADVIVGAAGVKHIVKAADVKPGAALLDVGVTRETDPETGKSKVHGDIDPAAAEVAGWISPNPGGVGPMTVALLMTNVVEAAERQLAAESPSGIA
- the glyA gene encoding serine hydroxymethyltransferase; this translates as MTTTATTTAAVSNQSLAELDPEIAAVLDQELGRQRGTLEMIASENFAPRAVMEAQGSVLTNKYAEGYPGRRYYGGCEYVDIAEQLAIDRVKELFDAEYANVQPHSGAQANAAALSAMITPGDKILGLSLAHGGHLTHGMKLNFSGKLYQVAAYQVEPDNFRVDMDKLREQAIAEKPQVIIAGWSAYPRHLDFAAFRSIADEVGALLWTDMAHFAGLVAAGLHPSPVPHSDVVTSTVHKTLAGPRSGVILAKQEWAKKLNSNVFPGQQGGPLMHVIAAKAVAFKIAGTQEFKERQERVLEGAKIIADRLNQSDVAEAGVSVLTGGTDVHLVLVDLRNSQLDGQQAEDLLHSVGITVNRNAVPFDPRPPMVTSGLRIGTPALATRGFGAEEFTEVADIIATALKSGSATDVDALQTRVDKLAADFPLYPQHEQW
- the purU gene encoding formyltetrahydrofolate deformylase → MSEQQLNQAYVLTLSCPDRPGIVHAVAGALLVAGCNITDSQQYGSPSTGNFFMRVEVTTTAAKAELRAALEPVAQSFGMQWSLNAVGQKVRTLLMASTSAHCLNDILFLQRSGTLPIEIPAIVSNHRDLAGLAEFYGIPFHYIPVTPDTKAQAEDKLRAIMAEHDIELTVLARYMQIISDDLCAELTGKAINIHHSFLPSFKGAKPYHQAHARGVKLIGATAHYVTAALDEGPIIEQEVIRVDHARTPEQFVQMGRDVEGRTLAQAVQWHAEHRVLLDGNRTVVFN